A section of the Streptomyces sp. NBC_01591 genome encodes:
- a CDS encoding helix-turn-helix domain-containing protein — MSDDYLVRIGKLIRDARQHRGWTQSQLAEALATSQSAVNRIERGNQNISLEMIARIGEALDSEIVSLGYAGPMHLRVVGGRRLSGSIDVKTSKNACVALLCASLLNKGRTVLRRVARIEEVYRLLEVLNSIGVRTRWINEGTDLEIVPPARLDMNAIDADAARRTRSIIMFLGPLLHRMDRFKLPYAGGCDLGTRTIEPHMIALRRFGLEIAATEGIYHAQVDHSVTPGRPIVLTERGDTVTENALLAAARHDGTTVIRNASSNYMVQDLCFFLEALGIRVDGIGTTTLTVHGVPHIDVDVDYSPSEDPVEAMSLLAAAVVTESELTIRRVPIEFLEIELAVLEEMGVDCDRTTEYAADNGRTRLVDLTVRPSKLEAPIDKIHPMPFPGLNIDNVPFFAAIAASAQGQTLIHDWVYDNRAIYLTDLNRLGGRLQLLDPHRVLVSGPTRWRAAEMMCPPALRPAVVVLLAMMAAEGTSVLRNVYVINRGYEELAERLNSVGAQIEIFRDI; from the coding sequence ATGTCAGACGATTACCTCGTACGCATCGGCAAGCTCATCCGTGACGCCCGTCAGCATCGTGGCTGGACACAGAGCCAGCTCGCCGAGGCGCTCGCCACCAGCCAGAGCGCCGTGAACCGCATCGAGCGCGGCAATCAAAACATCAGCCTTGAGATGATCGCGCGCATCGGTGAGGCACTCGACAGCGAGATCGTGTCGCTCGGCTACGCCGGGCCCATGCACCTGCGGGTGGTCGGCGGTCGCCGGCTCTCGGGCTCCATCGACGTCAAGACGAGCAAGAACGCGTGCGTGGCACTCCTCTGCGCCTCGCTGCTCAACAAGGGCCGTACGGTGCTGCGCCGGGTGGCCCGGATCGAAGAGGTCTACCGCCTCCTGGAGGTGCTGAACTCCATCGGCGTGCGGACCCGGTGGATCAACGAGGGAACCGATCTGGAGATCGTCCCGCCCGCCCGGCTCGACATGAACGCCATCGACGCGGACGCCGCCCGCCGGACCCGTTCCATCATCATGTTCCTCGGCCCGCTGCTGCACCGCATGGACCGGTTCAAGCTCCCGTACGCGGGCGGCTGCGACCTCGGTACGCGGACCATCGAGCCGCACATGATCGCGCTGCGCCGCTTCGGCCTGGAGATCGCCGCGACCGAGGGGATCTACCACGCCCAGGTCGATCACTCGGTCACCCCCGGCCGCCCCATAGTGCTGACCGAGCGCGGCGACACCGTGACCGAGAACGCGCTGCTGGCCGCCGCCCGGCACGACGGCACCACCGTCATCCGTAACGCGTCCTCCAACTACATGGTCCAGGACCTCTGCTTCTTCCTGGAGGCGCTCGGTATACGCGTGGACGGCATCGGCACGACCACGCTGACCGTGCACGGAGTCCCGCACATAGATGTGGACGTCGACTACTCCCCGTCCGAGGACCCGGTCGAGGCGATGAGCCTCCTCGCCGCCGCCGTGGTGACGGAGTCCGAACTGACGATCCGCCGGGTACCGATCGAATTCCTGGAGATCGAGCTCGCGGTCCTCGAGGAGATGGGCGTCGACTGCGACCGCACGACGGAGTACGCCGCCGACAACGGCCGTACCCGGCTGGTCGACCTCACGGTCCGGCCCTCCAAACTGGAGGCGCCGATCGACAAGATCCACCCCATGCCGTTCCCCGGGCTCAACATCGACAATGTGCCCTTCTTCGCGGCGATCGCCGCCTCGGCCCAGGGCCAGACCCTCATCCACGACTGGGTCTACGACAACCGGGCCATCTACCTCACCGACCTGAACCGCCTCGGCGGCAGGCTGCAGCTCCTGGACCCGCACCGGGTGCTGGTCTCGGGCCCGACCCGCTGGCGCGCCGCCGAGATGATGTGCCCGCCCGCACTGCGCCCCGCCGTGGTGGTGCTGCTCGCCATGATGGCGGCGGAGGGCACGTCCGTACTGCGCAACGTGTATGTGATCAACCGCGGTTACGAGGAGCTGGCGGAGCGGCTCAATTCCGTGGGCGCGCAGATCGAGATCTTCCGCGACATCTAG
- a CDS encoding RraA family protein: MNDISEFKDISPTTFADLLGRGQVMDIGIRPLWPSVPRVAGPAFTVRCPPGDNLMLHAAIHRAEPGTVIVVESGDVDYALAGGNVCAVARRRGIAAFVTDGVIRDLAEVREMGFPVFARGVIPIPGTKKAVGPLNDPVRCGGVDVNAGDIVVADEEGIVVVPHARQEQVLLDARVKAAKEADESLDAWEAAHRARIDSILRSGGFED; this comes from the coding sequence CTCCTGGGGCGCGGACAGGTCATGGACATCGGCATCCGCCCGCTGTGGCCCTCGGTCCCACGCGTCGCAGGCCCGGCGTTCACCGTGCGGTGCCCACCGGGCGACAACCTCATGCTCCACGCGGCCATCCACCGCGCGGAGCCCGGCACCGTCATCGTCGTCGAGTCGGGAGACGTGGACTACGCGCTCGCCGGCGGGAACGTCTGCGCCGTCGCCCGACGCCGGGGAATCGCGGCGTTCGTGACCGACGGGGTGATCCGTGACCTCGCCGAGGTGCGCGAGATGGGATTCCCCGTCTTCGCCAGGGGCGTCATCCCCATCCCGGGAACCAAGAAGGCCGTCGGGCCGCTCAACGACCCTGTGCGGTGCGGCGGTGTGGACGTGAACGCCGGTGACATCGTGGTGGCGGACGAGGAGGGCATCGTGGTCGTTCCCCATGCCCGGCAGGAGCAGGTGCTCCTCGACGCCCGGGTGAAGGCGGCCAAGGAGGCCGACGAATCCCTCGACGCGTGGGAGGCGGCGCACCGCGCCCGCATCGACAGCATCCTGCGCAGCGGCGGCTTCGAGGACTGA